In Zingiber officinale cultivar Zhangliang chromosome 6A, Zo_v1.1, whole genome shotgun sequence, a single genomic region encodes these proteins:
- the LOC121998525 gene encoding WEB family protein At5g55860-like gives METNAVDSKVEIDTRAPFASVRAAVSLFGNVAVKGDKSPGRKPKPATIEAITTLGNAKTPILSENALAKDTQLHLAKKELNKYKEQLDVATKSRIQALAELERVKKIVEELTEKLNAANEGKDQVLEATEAAKNQIKTLDAGSVEIADQDGSWEQKFDSSKEELAVVLMELDSAEEELIKIKRDSETLVEAKLSAIQQEAEAKQIFDAGVQKVTELSKEIALIQESLTYTSLATEKVQQEESKIVSEQVAIKQSYKRLLDETGQKLTTLKKEFDPEVYMNLKAKLEETTSEIKSVQKEIEVVSSVDLKYATSVALEVEGAKEILQALAQEESSLVRLLHSLKLELEAAKSEHIELEDKYEKSKSLVSNLQHELQKCKAELDVVTSLESQATSTSDELTSALQQLSFDSQKILQEAEEFRKHSKQFRAEAEAARIALCEAEKQLQVVSKDAKEAKLAEARALGLTKDLSEHPNVSQASSTLQSGSTITIMKEDYQSLRRKVESSDEFRDMKADAAIAQLQVVKANEDEAIKKLEVVQREIEELETATQEILEKAEIAEAAQKAVQGELRKQQETEQKKASENVSKIPVETHESIEEAYVTVPSVQNAKPGERTEENRKFMKSVISKKVLMPNLTGFFHRKKSQSDVGSPSYLPGEKPL, from the exons ATGGAGACAAATGCTGTAGATTCCAAAGTGGAGATAGACACTAGAGCTCCATTCGCATCCGTTAGAGCAGCAGTTAGTCTGTTTGGTAATGTGGCAGTTAAAGGTGACAAATCTCCTGGGAGAAAGCCGAAGCCTGCAACAATCGAG GCTATTACTACTTTGGGTAATGCTAAGACCCCTATATTGTCAGAGAATGCTCTAGCTAAGGATACCCAACTTCATTTGGCTAAAAAAGAGCTGAACAAGTATAAGGAACAACTTGATGTTGCTACAAAAAGTAGGATTCAAGCACTTGCTGAGTTGGAGAGAGTTAAAAAAATTGTTGAAGAACTCACCGAGAAACTCAATGCGGCAAATGAGGGAAAGGATCAAGTTCTAGAAGCAACTGAAGCTGCCAAAAATCAAATCAAGACACTTGATGCGGGTTCTGTCGAGATTGCTGACCAGGATGGAAGCTGGGAACAGAAGTTCGATAGTTCAAAGGAAGAACTTGCAGTTGTCCTCATGGAGCTTGATTCTGCAGAGGAAGAACTTATAAAGATCAAAAGGGACTCTGAGACATTGGTGGAAGCAAAGCTCTCTGCCATTCAGCAAGAGGCTGAAGCGAAACAGATTTTTGATGCTGGCGTTCAGAAGGTGACTGAGCTCTCCAAGGAGATTGCTTTAATTCAGGAATCACTTACCTATACTAGCCTTGCCACTGAGAAAGTCCAGCAGGAAGAATCAAAAATTGTCTCAGAGCAAGTTGCTATTAAACAGTCTTACAAACGATTGCTCGACGAAACTGGACAAAAATTGACGACTTTAAAGAAAGAGTTTGATCCTGAAGTTTATATGAACCTGAAGGCCAAGCTAGAAGAGACAACTTCTGAGATTAAATCAGTGCAGAAGGAAATTGAAGTTGTTTCATCTGTAGATTTAAAGTATGCTACATCAGTGGCTTTGGAGGTGGAAGGTGCAAAGGAAATTTTACAAGCACTCGCCCAAGAAGAAAGTTCACTTGTGAGGTTGCTGCATTCTCTCAAGCTGGAGTTAGAAGCTGCAAAGAGTGAGCACATAGAGCTTGAGGATAAATATGAAAAATCTAAATCTCTTGTCAGCAATCTTCAGCATGAACTTCAGAAATGCAAAGCCGAGCTCGACGTTGTCACTTCTTTAGAGTCGCAAGCAACTTCAACATCTGATGAGCTAACATCTGCCCTTCAACAATTGTCATTCGACTCTCAGAAAATTTTGCAGGAAGCAGAAGAATTCAGGAAACATTCTAAACAGTTTAGGGCAGAAGCTGAAGCAGCCCGAATAGCATTATGCGAAGCAGAAAAGCAACTGCAGGTTGTTTCGAAGGATGCCAAAGAGGCAAAATTGGCAGAAGCAAGAGCTCTAGGTCTTACCAAAGATCTATCTGAGCATCCAAATGTTTCTCAGGCATCATCTACTCTTCAGTCTGGGTCTACCATAACAATCATGAAAGAAGACTACCAGTCTTTAAGACGCAAGGTGGAGTCGTCCGATGAGTTCAGAGACATGAAGGCTGATGCTGCAATAGCACAGCTGCAAGTTGTCAAGGCCAATGAGGATGAGGCAATTAAGAAACTTGAAGTAGTTCAGAGGGAGATTGAGGAATTGGAGACGGCAACACAGGAGATATTGGAGAAGGCAGAAATAGCTGAAGCTGCACAGAAAGCTGTCCAAGGAGAGCTGAGGAAGCAGCAGGAaaccgaacagaagaaggcatcAGAGAATGTATCAAAGATACCGGTCGAGACACACGAGTCTATAGAAGAAGCATACGTTACAGTACCCTCTGTTCAGAATGCAAAGCCAGGGGAGAGGACTGAAGAGAATCGGAAGTTCATGAAATCGGTGATCTCCAAGAAGGTGCTTATGCCTAATCTCACCGGTTTTTTCCATCGCAAGAAGAGTCAGAGTGATGTTGGCTCACCATCTTATCTCCCTGGCGAGAAGCCTTTATAA